From the genome of Dermacentor andersoni chromosome 3, qqDerAnde1_hic_scaffold, whole genome shotgun sequence:
CAGACAATTAGTCACATTAGGACTGCGGTGAAGAAGCTCCGATATATTACAGTGCCTTTTTACTAGACAGCATTTCTATGGTGAAAACAGCAAGTGTGGTGTGGTGAAACAACTATTGAACCTCCTACCTGAATACTTCTCTACATGGGCTACTTAATCCAAGCTAGACTGCAACTCTTGTCAAATCAAACTACATACAGAAGAGGCAAAGCATGAGGGACTTACCAAGCTTTCCAGCCGTGCTGCTGTTGACCACAACATGACCTTGCACTCCCTTTTCCTTAAAATACTTTACAACGCACCGTGTAAGAGATATGGCACCGAAGACGTTGCAGTCAAACATCTCTTTGTCGATCTCGACAGGAATCTCCTCGAAGTTGGCGCGCTGGCTACGGCCAGCATTGTTAACTAGGATATCCAACTGGCAAGGAAAAGAGTGCAGCACTTTAATGATCAagtcagatgacgcaccttcacACAACCACTATAAATGCTAAGTAACTGTTCGGCACACAAATACAAACCTTGCCAAAATAGTCCAGGACCTTCTGAAGCTGCTCGCTGTGTGACGAGAAGTTGCAAATGCTGAATGGGAGAACAAGGACTTCTGTACCTTTGTCTTTACCAAACTCTAAAAGTAGAGCAAATTGCGTACTATTAACTTACAGCGCTCAGGGATCTCGGTAGAATACCGGTGTTACACATAATTGAATTAAAGGGAAACTGAACAGAAAAATATGTTGCGCTGTATTgcattacccttctacaataccaagAAAGCCATTTTTCATGAGCAGACACTTGATAAGCAAAAAACATCAAAAATGAAAGCTGTGCAGTGATGACGTCTTGACATCCACAAACATGTCGCGACATCGTAGATATTGATGGCGTCAGCTCACGCGAAATTTTGtatcaataaaaataaattaacatattctaaaggagccaatgACTGGACTATTCTGTCACAATGACCCAAGCACAAATACGCACTTGGAGATCAATGACAGTGCCATTGTTCCGAtaagaaatattaaaaaatgatAGCGTAACCTTCATTTTCCTTTCGAATTGTTTACCCCTTGACCCAAAACTTAGGTTAATAGAGTTTTGACGGAACGTTTAGTCTAAATTAATGTGGCATTTCACTTCAATGTCCCTTAAACCGACTAAACTAAATAAGTCTTCACACTGCATAGAAATTCGAAAGGATGATTGAAAAATTGGGTCACTGACCAAGCCAAAACAAAACATGAAGTGCAAAAAAACGTCGAAATGATTTTGTTTCGACTTGGTGAATGATCCAATTGTTCAATCATCCTTTTACCCGACGAGGCAATATTCCGTCAAACGCTTGATTACAGGTTTGCTTTCAAAACCGATGGTTCGCGGACAGTAATACAGCAAAAGACAAACACTTCCTGAACCACATTCCGCTGAAAGAGGTGTAGAAGCTATTTATTACCATCACTTCCTTTGCTGGAAAATAACACACTGAAAACACCCTTTATAAATATTTCGTTGTGACCAATGTAACAGCATCTGTGCAGGGACATTATTTCCCATTCGTGAGCATCTGCACAATGATGCCTTTCATCTACACATTAGTGCACTGTGAATACGCTGCAGCACAAGTATTTACTCTGACAAGCGCATTTGATCGTTTGCGAGTTTACCAACGGGTTGGTAAGACTGAAACGTTATGAAAATATCACTTTGAGCCATGCTTTATCCATAAAATTGAATTCTGGTGTCTTACACGCCAAAACCACAAAAGGGACGCCGTAGGGGGGGAAGGGGGCTCCGTATCAATTTTGATGACCTGGAGGTTCTATAATGTGCATCCAATGAACGGTACATGGGCATTTTCGGATTtcacccgcatcgaaatgcgatcgccatggccggcattcgatccagCACCCTCGGGCTTGGCAGTGCAATGCCgaagccactacaccaccatgGCGGGTTTGCCATCACCCATTCGGTTTcatgagcaaaactagaacacGCTTTGACAAAGCGAAGTcgatttgtcgaaacgttggctcccgcttttaccttgttctcgttttgctcatcgtcttgaatttccatctcccgccttcctcttGTTTTCCCTACATTCAGTTTCAGTAATTTTTTTGGTTCAATATGGAAAACCAATGTGACTTGTGATCGTAATACTAAAAAAATTAAGAGACGAAGGAGAGTTTAGGAATAATGTTTTCACATGTGTGCAGGGTTCAATGGCCTCGTTTATGCCAGATATGCCGAGTAATTACTCAAACCAATTGTATGgtaaacaaaaaaattaagaTGAAATATGATCAGTTGTGCTAGGTTTGAGTTTGCTGCTTAACTAGGAGTAAGTAATTGTTTTGAACAATCAGATTACAAACTGAGCAAGCGCTGTGAAATGCATAAGCAGCAATGCTGAATAGTCTGATAAAGAAATGCACATACATCAAAGTTGAAAGTAGATGCAAAATAAAAAATGTCCAGGACTTCTTACCAAGGCATTTGTTTTTTACAAGCTCTAGGTTCTCCAGGTTCGTGCCAGAGAGGACTACACGAGATCCCACTTTGGCCAGCTCATATGCAAGGTACTCGCCAATGCCACTTGATGCTCCTGTGATCCATATTACTTTTCCTCTCAGGGTTGCTGCAATTTCAAAACCACGGAAAGGTGCCTAGGTAAGCCATTTAGCAATCATCGCATTTGTAACGTTGTATCAGCTCATTTAGTGTTTGCAACTGATGTAGAAGCTGGAAGGGGCTCAGGTCGGTGCTGCATCGATTACACGACACGACCCCGCCCATTTGCTTCCCCCCCCCCACCGCTTCATTACTATCATTTCTTAATTCGAAGAATGACGAAATGTGTTTTCTAATAGACTTGTAAGTTTTCCGCGGTATATGCAAACAATAGATAACATGACGGCTAAAAGGCTATTATGCTTTTCTAATCCTTTATAGTGCTGCAACTGTTTCCCGCCCGTCTACAAAGGATGTTCGCCATGTGAAGCTTTTACTACCCCTGCTTTCTTGCAAGCAAAATATGCACTTTACAGAATTAAAGGTGCGCGTTTTCCCCGCTTTAGAGGCTACAACTGACGCACGCAACGATTTGCACGTCTTTACCACATAAGAACTTGCGCATACTAAGAGCTACCGCAGCGAACGTTTGAACACATTTTTGAAACAGTTTCAATATCTTTGCAAGAGCGCCCAGAAAGGGCGTGCAATCTAGGAAACCCGTAATGCACCGCGGATAAGGAAACTGAGGAGCCATTCGACAGCGGGTCATTGAAAAGCCTACACAAGCATCAGTAAAAACTTAATAGCGCTTTGACATTGAAAAAGGTTTGTTCTGCTAGGCCACAGCCAGACTTACCTATCGAACGCCCGAACTTCGACTTGAACAGAAGCGTCAGGTCGGCGTCGGCTAGCTTAAGCCACGCAACTAAGGCCATGAGCCACGGTACGCCCATATAAAGGAGCCACGACACCGAACAACACGCCATGAAGCGGGTACGTTTACGCCGAAATGAGCGTCAAGGAGGTAAGCACTGCAGGTAAGAGTTGAAGAGCACAGTCATTTGGCACAGCACGTATACACAGCTTCGCAGCCGTGAGCGCGGTGGCGCAGCTGCTCGGTTCGCACGGCGCGCTGAAGTCACCGACACGGGATGGAAGAGCCCAAAGGGAATAGCACAACTGGCAGAAGCACTCGAGATAATTAAATACACAGGTGACGGGCAGTCGGCGCTCTGCGATAACTGCGGAGGGCGAGAGTGCACAGACGACAGCCGCCGTGTTGTGTCTCGCGAACGCTGCGACTGGCTACATCAGGCTTGAGCAGCTTGCTTGGATTACCCGCTGCCCTCTCCCAGAAAACTACCCTTTCTTTCATTCTCCGTCACCTCGCAACCCTGCCCTGCGCCCATCGCCGCTAAGGTGGTTGAAGCGCGCGCCTTTCGAATGATTCAGTGGAATCAATGGCCAGTGTATCGGGTTATGACGCTATCATGTCCGTGCTAGTGTCTTTCATTACGTCACCAGAAATGCAGCAATGTCAGCGTTGACATATGCATAGCTGAGCGCAGCTGCTCACTCTTGCTGCGCTCAGCAAGAGTGAGCAGATATTTATATAATCGCGCACAGCATATAGGCGCAGTTCAGCACGTTACGTCAAGACAGCTAATTAAGATTATTCTAAGATAAACCGTTTAATTATTTACGTTAGGATACACGTTGAGTAAAACaagttcttgggcgagttggtcacttaTTGCAGGCATAAGAGCTGCGCCaaacaacacacacaaaagaaaggaacactgatCGACACGGACAAGCGTCCGTGATAGAgcgtataagcgcgactgaacgaggacgtagaaagaaacagatacacagggacccagcgcttcactttcaactatgggttttattttcgcacgcatcgataaatatatgccGTACGAacggaaacaaacgtgacagcaaaaacgagcattcagtggtgcatttcgatgaaccgtacacgtgtgcaaggcatggcgAAAACACATACTGCAATGGCGCTCAGTCGCGCTTATGCACTCTATCATGGGTTCTAACCAACTagtccgccaacgtgttttaacggACAAGCGATTGTCCCTGTCGGTCACTGTtcctttattttgtgtgtgttctttggcgctgctgttatgcctgcGATACATGTTGACACTGCGAAATTTAACAAGAGCTGCCATGAATTCTTGTTTGCTCAGCAGAATTCCAGACTACAGTAACGCCACATTCGAGATATActgtgtcccacgtaacttgtgccaaaatatTAAAATGTGCAGGTACCACGTAGCTAGACACAACCAATGTGACGTTGTTTGCCGACTCTTGAAGCAAGTCAGactatttttttgtatttcacctaattacacaattagtcaTTACTAATTAATCAACTTCAATAAATATTATACTCGGAGTaacgtgtcaatgagaaaattgcagaccctcctgaaaaattcccgatccagctttctgttgctcagtaagcgctacataaaagttcatttccaagcctgaaagaaagcccgcgaaacacGAAAAAGTGCTGTGCCACTAGTCGTGCGGCACTTTTTGCGAGATATTGTgggctttctttcaggcttggaaaaaccCAGAATTCCACGTGCGAAAGCGGAACGCGGTGTTATCTTTCACAGGcaactttcacgctcggaaaaacacttttatttagcacgtattgtgcaacagaaagctgtatctggagtttttcatgtcactctacaattttttcatgaaCACTTTTCATCTCATCCGAAACTTTTCAAACACTTTTCATCTCATCCGACTCCAACCGAAACATAGGAAATAGAGCATCGTTTCCTTCGTACGTGCGTCctcgaccgaccgaccgaccgaccgaccgaccgaccgaccgaccgaccgaccgaccgaccgaccgaccgaccgaccgaccgaccgaccgaccgaccgaccgaccgaccgaccgaccgaccgaccgaccgaccgaccgaccgaccgaccgaccgaccgaccgaccgaccgaccgaccgaccgaccgaccgaccgaccgaccgaccgaccgaccgaccgaccgaccgaccgaccgaccgaccgaccgaccgaccgaccgaccgaccgaccgaccgaccgaccgaccgaccgaccgaccgaccgaccgaccgaccgaccgaccgaccgaccgaccgaccgaccgaccgaccgaccgaccgaccgaccgaccgaccgaccgaccgaccgaccgaccgaccgaccgaccgaccgaccgaccgaccgaccgaccgaccgaccgaccgaccgaccgaccgaccgaccgaccgaccgaccgaccgaccgaccgaccgaccgaccgaccgaccgaccgaccgaccgaccgaccgaccgaccgaccgaccgaccgaccgaccgaccgaccgaccgaccgaccgaccgaccgaccgaccgaccgaccgaccgaccgaccgaccgaccgaccgaccgaccgaccgaccgaccgaccgaccgaccgaccgaccgaccgaccgaccgaccgaccgaccgaccgaccgaccgaccgaccgaccgaccgaccgaccgaccgaccgaccgaccgaccgaccgaccgaccgaccgaccgaccgaccgaccgaccgaccgaccgaccgaccgaccgaccgaccgaccgaccgaccgaccgaccgaccgaccgaccgaccgaccgaccgaccgaccgaccgaccgaccgaccgaccgaccgaccgaccgaccgaccgaccgaccgaccgaccgaccgaccgaccgaccgaccgaccgaccgaccgaccgaccgaccgaccgacagacagacagacagacagacagacagacagacagacagacagacagacagacagcgaaCTTTATTTAtacctgaggagctactgtcaggacctcctgaCGGGAGGcctttgtagccgctggccgcgcccacgtagaggacagaacgccgtgacgctccgccctttcctgggccctctggatagcatGGGCTTGCTTTCAGAGTACCCTGCTTCTGATGGCCtactcccattcggcttcgctggagagaaAGTCGTTAGGccacgcgggacatcgccagagcatgtgagccataggGCAAAAGGTTTCACTGCAGTCGGGAAaactagggtccacatccgagtacatctTAGTGAGGAAttcccgcgacgggaaagatcccgtctgcaacGTTCTAAgagtagctgactgacctctactgagcttcgggtgaggcagaagATAAACTATCctaccaagttggtaatgtttagtaatttcattaaatgtgagaaGTAGATCTGTAtcatcgttctgctgagtcccttcctgcccttccggagcctccagaccgtcaCGGCGCGGTTTGGGATGCCCTCTAGAACGTTCGTCCCCAAGTGTGCGGagaaccacgtgatataatgagAACCGGGGCAAGCCCTTTTCTCATAgaatagaggccgcttctcgagctaggttacccgattcgaaagctCTGATCTCgagtcggtatatatatatatatatatatatatatatatatatatatgggcactTGTAGGTTGTGTGACCTAGAGCGTCACTATAAAGACGAACGCTGCGTAATGTACTATACTTCCAGGAGTACCGAAGAAGTCACCAtgcagcggagccctggactgaaaTCATGCTAATTTAGCGGAAACCTTTTAAAGCAATAAAGCCTTCATGCATTCATTCCACATTTCAGGGAGCGTTCATCACTCAGGGATAGAGGAACTGGATCTTGAACTGGGGACTATGCAGCTCCTCTAAAACCGTCACTTGGGTGAAATCTGCTGGTCGCAGGCGCGGATGTTTTGCTAGTCACGTGTCATTTATAAGAGAGGGAGAAGAAAAGGAGAATATTTCTGGTAGGGTATACAAAGGTAGCGAAAATAAAAGCTGAACTAATGGCTCCGCACTGTTGTTTTGTTCACAGCTTTACCTTTTCTAGCCCTTCGCCTCATTCCTGTATTTATCAATATATATGCGTTTCCTACAAGCACTTTAACCTTAAGTTTACCCTTTAACCTTTAACCACCTTAACCTTTGACCTGCATACATATAGAACATTTTGTTCAAGGCGAGCGAGCGAAGCAACTTTATcaggaatgcctgcagaacgattagccttcccctgtaagggaggcgtcaccgtgacgcggccatgacgtcttcccgGAGGGTGGCGCCTCTACTCCGGCCgtggccgcactactccctttggtcgaccgcgcctgcccctcttttggggtggcagcctccctccggtttggctcggtcgttgcctttcgagggccgccgagatctgctggacggcctgggcttggacctCGTGATcgtagcacctcgttgcggcctcgagccgcggcgggatcacTGTCGccgttgcagcttcgtgcggatttTTGGCACAGTCCCAAGGGacgtgagctgcagtggctctttcctttcggcacgcaCAACGCAGGTCATTAAGAACATCTTTTGGGGGGCTaattggtgcatgttactgaagtactaaagcccCAAACAGACGACCCGtctgtgtctcttcttgtgtcgtctgtttggcgccttagtacttcagtaacaggTCACTAACATAAACactcggacacacgtgcctcatcagcaccagGATGAATAACGACTCCGCCTGAAGTTGTCGGTATAACACCGCTTCCTTACGGGTTCAAGGCAAGAATAATCTCTTGAGTCTTAACAAAACTGAAAAGAATTCCGGATTTGGTCAAGCTGCAGTAGGCCGAATTCGACTAACCCCAAACAGGCGCCACGGGAGATGCCGCTACATTTCCTCTACACATTCGGAATTGCATCCCTGGTATAGACTCCACGAAAAACATGCCTGTAGTGAGGTGTCTCTCTACAGACACTATTAATATACAGAcgctaggataggataggaataactttattaAAATGCCGGAAACCTAACGTTAAACGCGTCGTGACATTGGCCAGAATTATATAGGCACCACCCACCTACAAGAGCATGAAGTAACCTGCTACAAGGTCCATATTTACTGACGGCTGAGTGAGTAATGTCATCAACATCCGCCGAACTGTGTGCGATGAAACAAGCGATGAAATAAACACTACGGCGACTTCAACAACAATGGGCAATTTTCAGACTCGAAAGCATCATTGTGAAGCCTTTGCACGAAAAGCACTAAATCAACCAATTACATTTTGGTCCATGACGTATGGCATGCCTGCACCACTTGGCGTCTAACCCTGGACATGTGGTAGCATTTCAGTGGCCTGCAGGATATTGCGGTATAGCAGGTAATGGAAATGCGGGTGAGGCGTGGGTGAAATGCGGGTGAGGTGTCAAAGTTCTGTTAAGGCAGCCCGCGATAGCCATGACAACATCAGTTATAAAAGTGCTTTTGTTTGAAAGTGAGGCTTCATCTTGGGCAAAGCGATATGTGCCTACGGAACGGAATAGAAGTTGGTCTTCAACTTCAGCCAACTACCATTTTTTGTACAACGTGGACCTAGAGCTCCAATCAAGGCTACGACAATGTCTACCACGCCATCTGAAACCGCGCCTCTATCACCATCTACGACTAAGCATTGTATACACGAAGCGCCTTCTTTTTAGAAGTGACCATCTACCGGAGCAAGTTGTCAGCACTGCGACGCCACGGAGTCTCAAGAGCACATCTTGCTTGAGTGACCAGCTTACAGAGACGCGCGACAACGGTATAAGATGAACATAGAAAAGCTCGACTAAGGCCCCTTGACTGTGACACGGATGCTGGGTCCCTGGTCTTGTCCGTCGAAACAGCGCAAAATCTTGAACTTCTCTTTTTCTGTTCAATCAACAGGTTGGCTCTCTAAACTGTGACCCACCCACATCATCTCATCAAGAATGTTTTTATTTAACCCTTAACCATCCAGATTTATCAATATTACCTACCTCCATCGCCTAGGACACTTACTCTGCTGCCGAAAAAATCACAACACCTGCACCATTTTCTTTCCTATTCTTCTGCACACCTTCTTCTAGGACCTCATCCCCTTCGTCCCATTCCCTGCAGGGTAGCATTTAGGTAAATATGTGGAGGGCTAGCAACTCTCCTTTTCAATAaataactttctctctctctctgtaacaaCAGAAAGTAGGTTGcaaatcgtcgtcgtcattatta
Proteins encoded in this window:
- the LOC126518066 gene encoding dehydrogenase/reductase SDR family member 7-like — its product is MACCSVSWLLYMGVPWLMALVAWLKLADADLTLLFKSKFGRSIATLRGKVIWITGASSGIGEYLAYELAKVGSRVVLSGTNLENLELVKNKCLEFGKDKGTEVLVLPFSICNFSSHSEQLQKVLDYFGKLDILVNNAGRSQRANFEEIPVEIDKEMFDCNVFGAISLTRCVVKYFKEKGVQGHVVVNSSTAGKLGAPFSATYTGSKHALQGYYESLRLEGVILGGLDVTVACPGPVFSRVRERAYTATPGKLYNMKDTPKSRLMPTERCAQLTAVAIANKMDEVWICQNPVLLIMYLGQYMPSIFRNYVMKLLFTKERVMKMREGQ